The region gtaaaaaaaaaacaaaaaaacaaaacaaaacaaaaaaaaaccagcagcaAATATTTTAGACTTGCTTCTCTCACTATGCCATAATAAACCCAGTTCAAATCACACATTCTTCTACTGTGGTTGAAAATCTAATAGTCTCAGTCTTAGTCTCAGTTATCCTCAAAGCAGTTTTGCTTAATTGTTCAAGTGGTCTCATGAAGTCCTTTCCATTAGCAAGAATCTTCATCAACATACAATATCCTATATGAAGGTAAAGCTAGAGTTAATGATGAGGAGTGACTAGCTGGTGTATTGGTGCGACTACTTGAATGCTATTCTGTTATCTGAATGCCAATTTATTACTCATTATGTTTGAtttatggtttttgttttgtgtgtgtgtgtttttgtgccaaCACACCATTGATCTATTTAATTTAGCCACTGCTTTTAACTTAACCACACAACATTTGCAGGATGTCCTTTAGTTTTCTGTTAATGACCTTTAGACATTCCTAACAACAGAGGTGCCACCATGGCTTCTCTGAACTGGCTCTAGCCCTACAACtgatgtcaataaatgtttacagTTGTGCAGGTTTGTTGTTCTTAATGGCCATTCTGTTTTAACTTGTTACAAAATGCATATGTTTGTTGAAGATGCTCTGGGTGATCCTACGCATGTAAATATCTCAGCTTGAAGATTTTACTGTTGATAGCAATGACAGTCTTTATTTGCCAATCCAATGAGTtgcttgaaaatgtttttaaagccCTTATTTTTGAGTTTGATATGAACTTTTCTAATTTTATACACAGTACTATATTTAcaaagaatattttatattgcaaATGTTGTATATTGCAAAATGCATCCAGCGTAGACTATAATCGATTTTAGTGTAGCAAAAGTGTATGTACATTTGTTGTCTCTGCATATGCAGTCTTTCTATTTGATATTTTGGTCTGAGTTTAATTTTGCAACCTGTTGTTGCTTACTGTTTATTCATTGTTCAGTTAGATTGCTGGTGACATTTCGCCACTGCTGTCAAAGCACTGAAATCTTCTAGGGACCTGACTACTCTTGAAGAAACCTTCTGGAGATCTGACTACTTTTTGAAGAAATCTGAACTTAAAGCAATGAGAGGCAACAAATTGAAGTTTTCCTTCTTTGTCTGATTGTAAACCGGCAGTGGACTAAGTGCTAAAGATTGACTTGGAACATCCTTTAAATTTCACCAGTACCCAAAGACAAGCAGCTCttcaaataaagttatttactttatttgcTGGATTTGGGAACAAGAAAATGggataaaatagttttattttcagaatagAACTGTCTGAGTTATCTTAATGTTTAAAAGTATTATTTCCTCAACAGCCTTTCACATTTTATCCCAAGAGTCAGGAAcaccagtgtgttttgttttgttttgttttcttttttccaggtCCTGTATCTGTAGGGCATTGTGACTTTAATTACTACTGAATGGTTAATCAAAGGCTGGGATTTTAGAACAGACTCCTTATTCTCGTTCTTTTTTCTCTAATTTTCGGCTGAGATCTTTGATGTCCTTTATCTGCCCGTTTGTCACGCATGTCTTGGACTACCATGCCTTGCTTTTCATTGTTGCTGTTAAGTAACTGTTCATATGCAAGCTGTTCTATTTTGAAATCCTTTCTGAGGCAGTGAGGGAAAAGGCAAGAAGTCGTCCTCACACTCACTAACCCCAAAGCGAAGGCAAACATTTAGCAAACTGTGAGCTCCAGGTCCTCAGGAACATGAACAAATGCCTCTGGGAAAAAGAATAACTTCATTGAATTTTGATTGTGAATATTgaacaataaaacctttttcaaCAAATAATAGACTAAATTACTCTGTTCTGTATTCAAGAACTATTCAATGGGGAGTGGACAAGATCGCTAAACACTGATAAATAAGAGGcctacatttaattttaaaagcagtatAGACATGTATTACTTGGATTAATACTAAGCATCAGTATATCTTGTAAAAGAAAGTTCATATTTACTACGTTGTAAAAGGTGCTAAATAGCTAAAGTAAAACCATAAATGATCACTCTTACTACTGTCCAGCAACACACATTTAACTACATATTTCAGTAGTGGTAGTTTATATCAGtagtatgtaaatgtgtgttgcAGCTTTCCCACGACACACGTTTAACTACATATATGAATGCTTTGGTACAAATCAacctttaaatatttcacacactAGCAGAATAgcaaatattatttacatggtATTTCTATATCATATTTGTTGGACAGATTGACCTGCCTCCAACATCAGTCTGACTCCAAGGCGGATAACACAACTGAGCCCAGTTCCCCAGATTTTgaggttttctttctctcttacacatacaaatgcaaataaaaattcaaaagaATTTAAAGGGCAAGTCAGTCAAAAATCACAAGCATGGTTTTACAACGCTAACTTTATTTGGATGAAATATAGACATAGTTCTGTATCCATACTATTAACAGCTTGGggaataaaaaaacagaaaatcatgCTACATAACATTGTCTAATGCTCTCATTggttatttgttaatattacaATATGTCTTAAGATACACAGGTATACAATTTGTACAAATGTTAAGGAGCTTCAcagtaatatatttttgaaagctGCGAAAAGGATGTTTTTTTGTGCATACAAGCCGTGACAATAGTAGCGGACCTTTCTTGGGTTTGTTagtgttattttctgttttacctgtgatttttcaaaaaaataaagcCTCTTTGCAGAGATTCCAAACATCCCTTGCATACTCTGTGCAATTTGCTGTCATCTTGTCATTGTCGTGAAAGCACACCATCATACCGTGTCAACGTGCCACTCTCGCTACTGCATCTTCCACCTCACATAGCACAGGAGAATCAACACGAACTGAACAAATGACAAGAAATAATTTGGAAAGCACTGCAGTTCACATAGACACTGCAATGTCTGCCCACCCATACACCCTCACATTCTCTTTTGGTCTAATCTTGTGGCTTCGTGGAGCAAAAGAATGGCAAGTATGGAAACAGTCATTACAAGTGAAATACAACTAAAGTGTTCAAAAAGGCAAAAGTATAATCTGAATGAATAATATTGTTAGCCTATGATACAGAGCCGAGAAACTCAAAACATGCGTGTTTTAGGACAATATCAATAAAAACCCCATGGAGTGTGAATGAAATGAATATGACTGGCTAACCACCAGATGGTGCAAATGCACTTCCTAGTCTCCGAACATCAGTGTTTTATAGTTCCCTCTGCCCAGTTGAGAAATCAGTCTTAAAGAAACCAAATAATGCAGAACATAGTTGTGGCTACAGGCTGTGAAGGCATACGATTCAGAACACACGTGTATGCATCTTACTGAATGCCACTGCACAGTGGTGCCAAAGCTAATTTAAAATCAGTAATCTGATACAATGCTCTAGAATATGTCACACGTCAAAAGTGAAATCTGTTTTACTGTCATGTTTGTGGCTGTCAGGAGGTGTATAACTACAAATATAACAGTCATGGTTAGGAAATTAggttttctaaaatgttcagtaggaaattaaaatgattatgcattttaaaacaaaatgaatgtatGGACATACGTTTTACAACTGcataaaaaaaagcatacataaCTGAGTAAAATATATGTACCATGTTTGCAAGACACTGTTTTAGTCTTACATCTGACAAATATCAAACTTTCATAGACTTGCAACACAGAAGGTTACGGCTGGGATGTCTGAGAGAATATTTTAGttataaatacaatatacaaCATAACAACCCTCCTGCTCTGAAACAACTCTCTTTCGccaacacacatttacagacgcatacgtacacacacaaagcattcaCACATATTCTCTCCACCCAACAGCAGCTTTCCACAGAACAGCAATGGCTCGGCAAGAATAAAACATCACGTTTTAACATTTTGTTCATCACAAAAAATTACAAGCGAGATGAGCAGCATCTGAGCCCACGTGGCAAAGAGGTCCGCATGTAAACCTCAGTGAGGGCAAGGAACTGACACATCTTGGCGACTGAACAGTTACTGTGGAGTGATGGACAGATTTGTGAAAAGAggaatggatggatgaatggagaAAGTAAAGAGGGTGACTTCTAGCCTCCTGCTCTGCTGAGGGGACAGAGGTTCTCACTTTGTGTCCTCCACAGTAGCTTCAGGGTTCCTGCTTTTCGGAATACTGTGATCCTCACGTGACCACCTCACACATGTGGTCTCTAAGtcaggacagagggagaacaATAATGAGATATAAAGCAGTATATGAAGCACCAACATGCTGGAGCCaagttcattcattttaataaaaacaattttatgcAATATCACTATCCGGTCTAAATGTTTAAGctattgtttacatgtttatttgtcTACCTTAGAAAATAAAAGGCATCACTAAGCACTTTCAATATAGGCGTGGTAGTGCAATATGTGGGGTAGTACTGGaatggttatttttatttgtggagGGATGATACAGTGCTGATGCAAGCATTCAGAACAGAAATATACTATCCTCTCTCGTAGCTAACACTCTCCTACTTTACTGTATCAATCAGTCCATAGCGGCATAACATTTGTCTAACTcttattgattttcttttcactcCCCCCCTCTACATACCCCTCTTCATTACATCTGCCTTTCTCTTggtctctcccccccaccccgcaaACCAACCCTGCCTTTACTGTGTTTATGACTCAGCAAGAATGACTACAGCAAAGCAAGAGTGGGGGAGGAGTGTGtggcgagagagaaagagggaaaatcCTGCACCAAACCCCTGCTGCGTTGCTACatttcctctgcctctgttccACTGCAGTGCTGCATTAGCACTCATCAAAAATGTAACAGACACACCCATCTCTCCTCTACTTTGTCCTCCATTCTCCATCCTCTCTGGAGAGCAGACattctccatctccttctctaTCCCCCTTTATCATGTTTAGCCCTTTGGGCCTTTAccaaactgcattttattttcacgAATGCATTTATTAAGACATGGTCAATCTACAGACAACTGTTACTATTAGAAGACTAGCTCTTCTTTTCTCCTGACACCAAATACCACAAGTGTACCTCATCAATTCAATGATTTCCTTAGACATGGTTCCTTGACTACATACGGAAAGCTTTGATGAAGGCAAGAGAAAAGGAGGGTGTGTTTTTGGGGAAGGGGGAATTATAATCAGTCTTTCAGCACAAGCTCATCTCTCCTTCACACGGCTTCACTGTCAGAGGCAGCCTACAAAGTGAAGGGGCAGCCTGCGACATTCTTGCTTTGATATTGAAGGTCCCTTTGGTTACTTGTACCTTGAACAAAAGCTTTTTCATTTCACAAGCCGACAAACCCACCGGTAATAAAACTAAAGTCCactgaagtttttaaaaaaaggaaccaTGAGAAAATGCAATAGTCTGACTAAAGAATTCAGGATATCCAAGGTTTTTGCTTTTCACCTTTGATGAAAAAGATGTCCCCTTGAGAAATATCCTGCCATGAGTGCTCCTGGGTTCATGTAATCATGTGAAACATCTATACagtaattttctttttactttaaatgtaaacttttcacatttttgtttaattgtggaACTCATAGTAGATGAAAGACATCATAGAGATATGCAGGATGTAGCTGTAATAAACAAGTTAAGGTAAAATACTCACTGGCTCATGAAACTGTTGCAGTCTCTGTGGAGATATGGTCCATCTCCTCTTTAATGGCATTCTCCTCAACAGCCACTTTTGCCTCACTGGCTTCAGCATCTGCATGTTGACAGAGGGCATCTCCGTGCCCCTCCTGGCCTTTCATGTCCTGTGTTGAAATATCCTTTTGAGCTCCATCCAAGACCATTTGAGGTCTATCTTCCAATGGTTCCTGGTTTTCACATCTGTCTTCTTTCATAGTTGCTTCAGTGTCTTTGACTGGCTCATCACTGGCATCCAATACATGTATCATTCCAGCATTTATTTCCATCGTTGTCTTAGTCTTTATGTCTTGAACCTGCTGGCACTGCTCTTCTAGGACCTGTTCTTCCATTCTGCTCACAACAATGGCCACTTCCCTTGTTTCATAACTCTCCTTTGATGTTGAAGCCTCTGAAGCTGGTGTGTCTGTAGATACCTTCTGGATTTCAGTTTCTACATCCTTTAGCTCTTTGTCAACTCCACGTTTTCTGTCTTCAAGGTCTGTGCTCTTACCAACTGTTTTCTCATCTTCCACAATCTTTTCAACTTCTCCCAACTTTATTTCTTGCATTATTACATCTGTACCTTCTTGCCTGGCATCTGTAGAAACTGTAGgaacctcctcctcctgagctTTTATTTCAACTCTGCCATCAAGGGGCTTATCAGTGATGGATTCTGTTGggggtttttctttttggactTTTATATCTGCTGTAGGTTTTTCCACTTGGACTGATGAATCAACTGCATATTTTTCTTCATGGACTGGTACATCTTCTGAAGCTTTCTCATCTGGGACTGCTATTTGAGCTGCTGGTACATCTGTTACAAGTTTATCCGCTTCAGCTGAAATGGCTGTTGTGATTTTTTCCTCAGTCTTTTCAAAAGCCGATGGAACCTcttcagtttttgttgtttcttctgcCACTGTGGTACCGTTCTTCACCCCCACAGGTGTCTCTCCAGgtaattgttttatattcaaGTCACCAAGGTTCTCAACTACATTTTGAATGACTTCCTGGACAATGACAGTGCTCTGTTCCTGAAtcacttcttgttcttctttcaCATGCATTGTATGTGAAAGTTTGACCTCTTCCTCAACCTTTTCACACCTTTCCTCAACAACAGCACTAATGTTTGATGATGCACCTTCCACATGCCCCTCAACCAGAACATTTGCTGAGACCATCTCTTTCACAGTATCCTGAATTTTAAGGTCACTTGTTGTGACAAGGGCTGGAACATCCTTTTTAGTACTCTCATCTTTCAGCTCTCCTTCTGTTTTAGAGTCTGGGCTAACAAATATAATCTCTTCTGTCACTGCAGATTCCTCTCCTGAGGCTGCAACAGGAGTGTTATCTTCCTTAAACATAGCTGGCCCAGTCACAGGTTCATCTGCTAACACGGTTGTTCTTTCTTCTAATGGTGCCATTGCTACTGCCTCTGCCGATGCTACCACAACACTAGTGACCGAGTCCTTAACATCCTTTAGCTTGTCCACTTTCTCACCTTCAGACACAGTTGTTTCGGTGACTTGCACAGTGTGTGCACAAACCGATTCTTCTACAGTTGGTTCAACTGGACCCTCTGCCTCCACTTTTAGAGTTTTTACTGACAATACTGGTTCTTCAAGAATCTCTGCCTCCTGTTGAATGGCACTAACCACAGCCACTTTAACTGCTGTTGCTTGCTGGAACTCATCTACAGTCTCAGTCTTTGATGTCTCTTTCATTGCCTCTGCCTGTGCAGTCATCTCCACAGCATTTTCTACAGACACTTGAGTCTCTTCTTTGTACTCCGTCTGAACTTCATTTACCCGTACCTCAAAAACAGTGTCCTGCGTCACTCCAGCTTCCTCAGGTTTTAGGGTCTGCTCTTTGACAGTTATTTCCATGGACCCTGCTTTGCCAACAGCTGTGACAGATTCCACTGAAGCCTTCAAAGGACTCTCCTCTTCCACACCTTTGATTTCACTTGTTTTAAGGCCAGTGGAAAGGGCTGTGGCCTCACTTTTCTCACAAACAACCAACACCACGTTTTCATCCTCGACTGCCGACTGGACTGGGAGTATGCAACTAGAGGCAGGAATCATTTTTTTCAGTTCCTCAGTTACTGTGACAGCCATGGCACTTGATGTAACACTGACGGTTTCCACAGCTTCCTGTAGAATAATTTCATCCTTCTGCAGCACATCTCCTGGAACTGGTGTGGTTTCACCAGATGTAACAGGTGATGCTGTGACACGTGACATAGCAGAGACCATTTCAGTTTCTTCTACTGGCTCAAGGGCAGTAACAGCTTCAGATGTGAAATCTACAATGTCTTCTGCAATGGTGTTGTCAGTTGATTTAGGTGTAGCAGCTGTATCTCCTTCTTCAGGTATATCGCTTAACTGCTTTCCCCGTGCTTCGTCTTCAATATCCTCCACAGTAGCTGAGATCCAAGATGGTGATCGATCTTCTGCTGAAATCTTTGCAGGAGTGACTGGTGCGACGTCTGTCTTTGTCTCATCTATCTTGACTTCATCAGCCACAGCCTTTTCTGGTTGTTCGTTATCATATTCTGACAGGGGCACCACAGCTGGGGTGTCAGAGTCTTCCTCTGCAGATCCAATGTCAGAAGACACTTGCCCTTGTTTGGCAGACTTCTTCTTTCTTCTGGGGATTAGTTTTCTGAGAGAAAAGGAAGACTCCTCTTTGGGCATTTCACTGTCAGACATTGCCTGCTCTGGGGCTGAGGCTTCATCAGATTTCTCCTCTGCTTTGGGTTTCTTTCGATGAGTTACCAGCCTTTTGAAGGATTCCCATGTAGAGACAAGCTCTCCCTCTGGCTCTGAAGATGAGGCCACATTTTCACGTTCTGCCTCTTGGGAGCTTGTGAGAGGAGACTCTGCAGTCTTAGGCTGTTCTTCTCCAGACTGTTGCACTTCTTCGTCAATTTTAGTTTCTTCATCATCAGAATCCAAGGTCTTTCTGGCCCTCTTTTTGGCTGAACCAACACAAATAAGGGCCTCCCAAGAAACAGAAGTGTCCATCTTCCTCTTTGGCTCCTCTGTGCTTTGTTCAGCCTTCTCAGCTTTTGTCTCAGTTTTGGATTCAATCTGTGATTCCTCCTTAGGTTCCTCATTTACTTCATCACTTGGTTTCATCTCCTCAGGTTTGTCATCAAGTACAGCACTCTCTGTTGAGGACAAGGTGGCAGATTTGGGCTTGTCACCAGATGTCTCATCTTCACTCTCCGATGATCTTTTGACATGTTTCTTTGGAGTGACTAATTTTTTGAAAGATGCCCAAGGAAGGATACCATCTTTCTTCTTCTCACTGTCAGAAGTAGCTGCCTCACCTGCATCAGCAGCCTCAGATTGAGGGGTCTCTTCTACAACATGCTCACCTGATTCTTCTGATGATGAAGGACTGCTGTCAGGTTTCTGAGATTCAGCTGGCTCGGTGGATGGCTGGATCTGCTCAGCCGCTTGTTCACCAGATTCTGGAACTTTCACCTCTGCTTCTTTTTTGCCCTTTTGTTTCTTGGACAACTTCTTCAATCCTGCTCCTGTGAACAGCTTCTTCAGTGGGCTTCCCTGAGCTTTGACTTTTTCTTGAGTTGAAAGAACTTCTGCTTCAGTGGTTGCCTCAGCAGGGGATTTCTCAGGACTTTGTTGCTCCTCTGTAGAGTCACTTGGTTTGTCACAAACAGGTATGGGATCATCAGCAGGTTTCGCTTCCTCACCAGCTCCAGCAATAAGGGTGTCTGCATCTTCACAAGTTGTAGTTTGAGCAACAGGTTCAGCCTCTGGTGGTGCTTCAGTCTCATTTGCTGCTGTGGCCTGCACCTTTGGCTCCTCCTCTTTTGGTTCCTCAGTGTTAGAAGGAGCTTCTTCAGGGCTTCCTTCATCCTTAACCTCATCTGGAGCTTCTACTTTATCCACCTGTTTATCAGCTGCCACCTCCTCTATATCATCTTTAACTTGTTCCTTTTCTGCTGCCACCTCTCCTGGTTTCTCATCAGTCTCCTTTATGTCTTCCTCAACAGACTTCTCCTTCATTGGTTCTTCCTCTTTGGGCTTTTTGAAGCTTGTCTTTTTCCGCAGGTTGGAGAAAATTCCCTGGGTAAAGAACCTTTTGAAAGAGGACTGCATCTCTTGAGAACCTGGGCTTGTGGGAGATTCGGCTTGCACCTCTGATTCTTTCTCCGGAGCTGTTGTCATGTCTTCAGCCGgctgctcagtgtgtgtctgttctggtGCTGCGGCACCATCTGTCGTGGTCTCAGCTGGAGCATCAGTTTGAGGGAGATCTGTTGCTGCTTCTGCATCAGCAGTGTCTTTAATGGTGACCTCTTCTTCTGTCTGTGGTGCAACCGATATATTTTCTTCCTCAGATTTTACTTCCactgtttcctctttgctttCCACAGCAACAGCCTCTGAAGCACCATCCTCCGTTTCCTTCACTGTCAGCAGCTGCACTGGCTCCGTTTTTTCATTCTTGTCCTTCTTCAGTGTGAACTTGAAGCCAACAAAGCGGAAAATCTTCTTGAAGCCCACCTCATTGGCCTCGTTTGGCTTCTCCTCCACCACCGTCTCCTCTATGGCTGTGGTTTTATCTGCTttaacacattcactctcttcctgctctccatTAACCTGAGGGGAGACCTCATCCTGGAGCACCTCGATTGTCTCAGGACTGTCTTCTTTCTGGGGTGTGGCATCAGTCTGGCCTactgaaaagaagaaaaaaataatcagcCATGAACACAATGTTTAATGATGACCAGATCAATTATATCAGATCAGTGTGCAACTTACTAAATATCTACCACCATCTAATTTCTACAAAACAATCATTACCCATCATTACCAAGAAATGttaatacatacaaaataaattcaagGGATGAgagtaaaaataattaacatccACTCTTCTGGCTAATCTTAGTTAACCCTAAAATGAATCAATGACCAGTGGCAGACTAATAAAAGTAATATACATGATTCACTGATATAATTCATTCAAGATGCAAGTCTGAAACGTCTGCAGGAAATCAATGGAACAGAGTTGCATAAATGTCTAAAACACTTTCACCCCTTGAACAGATTTCATTTGATGGCAATCTGATCATGGCTTTACGTTTGCTGATATTTTCTCTGAGTGCAAGCCAAGAGCACAGACTGTGGAATGATGACACAATTCAACAAAGCCTTAGGGGATATTTCTGAGTTGTATGTTTCACAGTTACATAACTGCTGCCAAAAATCTGGACAATAGAATTGACCTAATGTGGCAGAAATCAGCGCATAAAAGAAAAGTTACAATCTTTTTGTAATCTTGGCTTTTAGTCTCAAACAGGCTGAGTAAGCACATGTCCACATGTTAACATGTGAgaaaaacagtaacacacacacacacaaattcttgTATCTATGTTTTGACAGGAGTGGGTCAGATATAGGGTGGTGTATAAGGTGGAGAGGCAGAGTTCAATTCACAGGCGTAGCTTCCTGTCATCCACCCTTACGTTGAGGGAATGCTCACATCTGCCTGTTTGCTCTTGCTCTGAGGTCCATAAATCTAAAAACCCCTAATTTAAACACAAGAATATTACATTACTGGATTGATTACTGACCAACAGACACTCACATATATTTTCACTTTCATTCATACaagtgaacaaaacacacacacacacacacacacacacacacacacacacacacacacacacacacacacacacacacacacacacacacacacacacacacacacacacacacacacccacccctatATACCGATATATTGAAAAATTTCCAATTCATGTTGCTATATTAAAAGGACTTCACCCCTCATCAGACATTACTAGAATATCATGATTGTTCTATAATTTCTCAGAGATAACAAGAGATTAGAAATACTCCCAATACACAATAGCAAGAACTAAGCCTTTctttcactttaatttcatgttttaaataaggTAGATTTTGGGCAGTTCCAGCAAACCTATAGCTACACAACTGAATATATTGagaaatttgaaaaacaaaagagcTGTAGCTACTCAGAAATACCCAACTACGACTACTACTTCAAGTGATTTGGGAGATGACATTCTACATTCCCCCCTTATTTAGCAACCCATCCCCCAGGgagaaaaaaacctttaactTCAATTAGGAACGACTGCATTGTTTTGCCCCCAGTTCACACAATGGAACCCTGGCTTCTCCCAGCTAGGCTAAAATGTATGGGGGGCCCATACCATTGTCCATCCCAAAACTTAAATAACCATGACGAGAGGCCTGGATACGTCACTAAGAGAAAGCACAATATGGGAGGCTGACAATAAGACTGATACGACTTCCACAACTTTACTGTGCTGACGTTTGCAAAGACCAAGGAGCGGTGTGAGGGccattacaatatatataagGAGCAACACAGTTttcatttacatgtgtgtgtgcgcgtgagagagatGGGTGGGATTAGGACTCTCACATAGTTGTTATTGTCAGAGCAGTTGTTACACCGCCATGCCGTCTATGCCAATGTTAGTCAAACAGTTGCAGTAGAGGCGGGGCTTCAAAGCTTCAAAGATAAGTGGAAACACATCCAACTTTACGCAAACAGGTGGTTCTTCAGTGCTGGTGGATAAAGTAAAGCCATTTGGAGCATTAGCTAAGCATCTAAACAACCACAAAGCTCTGACCAGCTTAGATCTGTAAATGAACAACACTTTTGCTGCATCCACCAGGAAGACCGTCACATACCGTCGTGGTTGTTAAATAGAATATACCTTTGAATCAGAAAATGAGGTCAACTTATGCATCAAGATCGAAAGGCtaacccacacatgcacacacgtggtCATGTTAACAATTCAATCTCTCCGATGTCCTTCGCAGCTGGAGACAGAGAAgcaatatgtatgtatgagagagaaagaggcacaAAATGTGTCAAGAGGTTTCTCCAGCCACTCCCCATCATACATCTTCGGCTGTCTCTAAAGTGTGACCAAGTAATCTGATCC is a window of Electrophorus electricus isolate fEleEle1 chromosome 3, fEleEle1.pri, whole genome shotgun sequence DNA encoding:
- the akap12b gene encoding A-kinase anchor protein 12b isoform X2 → MGATTSVQRDAKSSEDAATDERCTEVNESRDGELVDEKQMQKNGQISVSSLNGKTDEHTDFNGLSEDKTLSEGQTDATPQKEDSPETIEVLQDEVSPQVNGEQEESECVKADKTTAIEETVVEEKPNEANEVGFKKIFRFVGFKFTLKKDKNEKTEPVQLLTVKETEDGASEAVAVESKEETVEVKSEEENISVAPQTEEEVTIKDTADAEAATDLPQTDAPAETTTDGAAAPEQTHTEQPAEDMTTAPEKESEVQAESPTSPGSQEMQSSFKRFFTQGIFSNLRKKTSFKKPKEEEPMKEKSVEEDIKETDEKPGEVAAEKEQVKDDIEEVAADKQVDKVEAPDEVKDEGSPEEAPSNTEEPKEEEPKVQATAANETEAPPEAEPVAQTTTCEDADTLIAGAGEEAKPADDPIPVCDKPSDSTEEQQSPEKSPAEATTEAEVLSTQEKVKAQGSPLKKLFTGAGLKKLSKKQKGKKEAEVKVPESGEQAAEQIQPSTEPAESQKPDSSPSSSEESGEHVVEETPQSEAADAGEAATSDSEKKKDGILPWASFKKLVTPKKHVKRSSESEDETSGDKPKSATLSSTESAVLDDKPEEMKPSDEVNEEPKEESQIESKTETKAEKAEQSTEEPKRKMDTSVSWEALICVGSAKKRARKTLDSDDEETKIDEEVQQSGEEQPKTAESPLTSSQEAERENVASSSEPEGELVSTWESFKRLVTHRKKPKAEEKSDEASAPEQAMSDSEMPKEESSFSLRKLIPRRKKKSAKQGQVSSDIGSAEEDSDTPAVVPLSEYDNEQPEKAVADEVKIDETKTDVAPVTPAKISAEDRSPSWISATVEDIEDEARGKQLSDIPEEGDTAATPKSTDNTIAEDIVDFTSEAVTALEPVEETEMVSAMSRVTASPVTSGETTPVPGDVLQKDEIILQEAVETVSVTSSAMAVTVTEELKKMIPASSCILPVQSAVEDENVVLVVCEKSEATALSTGLKTSEIKGVEEESPLKASVESVTAVGKAGSMEITVKEQTLKPEEAGVTQDTVFEVRVNEVQTEYKEETQVSVENAVEMTAQAEAMKETSKTETVDEFQQATAVKVAVVSAIQQEAEILEEPVLSVKTLKVEAEGPVEPTVEESVCAHTVQVTETTVSEGEKVDKLKDVKDSVTSVVVASAEAVAMAPLEERTTVLADEPVTGPAMFKEDNTPVAASGEESAVTEEIIFVSPDSKTEGELKDESTKKDVPALVTTSDLKIQDTVKEMVSANVLVEGHVEGASSNISAVVEERCEKVEEEVKLSHTMHVKEEQEVIQEQSTVIVQEVIQNVVENLGDLNIKQLPGETPVGVKNGTTVAEETTKTEEVPSAFEKTEEKITTAISAEADKLVTDVPAAQIAVPDEKASEDVPVHEEKYAVDSSVQVEKPTADIKVQKEKPPTESITDKPLDGRVEIKAQEEEVPTVSTDARQEGTDVIMQEIKLGEVEKIVEDEKTVGKSTDLEDRKRGVDKELKDVETEIQKVSTDTPASEASTSKESYETREVAIVVSRMEEQVLEEQCQQVQDIKTKTTMEINAGMIHVLDASDEPVKDTEATMKEDRCENQEPLEDRPQMVLDGAQKDISTQDMKGQEGHGDALCQHADAEASEAKVAVEENAIKEEMDHISTETATVS